The Primulina tabacum isolate GXHZ01 unplaced genomic scaffold, ASM2559414v2 Contig649, whole genome shotgun sequence genomic sequence TTGTCATTATCACAATGGATCTGATGATGGAAAGATAACCTTTTAGTATGGTAACTCATTTAATTTCGTATTTTAGTCCATTAACTCGTCAAAATTAGATTTTGgtgcaataaatttaatttacaaCTATTTTCCTATAAATTGCTGATGCGACACTAGACAAGTAAAAAATTTCAGTGTTACATCAATAATTCTGATGCCATAACAACACTTCGATAAAATAGGATTAAGAGAAAAAACTAATCAAATTTACTACGTGCTAAAACTAAACTTTGAATACTTAATGGACCAATTATTAAACACAAAATGAGACAACTcagttgataaaaatattatttcccaTCTAATCGATAtgtctgaaaaaatattaagaCTTTGACGAAAAATAGACTCAAAATAAAAATGCCTcacataacataacatattcCAAAATCCTCATAACGACCTTTGGATCTCAACATCctcattttaattttgacaccattattttattatgttattacAGAGAAAGGTTACACATAGTTTGAATTTTGTGTGAAATAATTATATCTACGTACATAATTTCATACACCGACCCAACTAGAATTTTATAGCCGTACACATCCTGAAATGAAACCTGTGCGGTGCCTATGAGTTCATATTCATACGGTGTTGTGCGAATAATAACAATTTTACGTGGAACAAGAAATACCCACAATTTCTCCGCACAAAAAGCTCGGATATTGCATCTATAAATAAACCCACAATCCCAACACACTCCCATATTCAAACCAGATACGACTTTTGTACCAAAACAACTTATTTTGATTATTAAAATAAGTAGAAAAATTCTCAGTTTTCTTTCAGACTAAATACACAATATGGCAGCTGCAGCAACGGGGATGCAAATGATCTGTGGAGCTGGTTTTAATTCAAGAACAGTTGGTTTGAACCAGTTTGTACCTTTGAAGAGCGCGTCACTTTTTAATAGGGATTTAAAGTTCAGAATTCGAAGCATGGCTGAGGTATATATAATGTGAAACTATTGAATGATTGTGGTTAAATAACAAAAAAGTGATCCGCAGATCTTATAGTACTACTTATGCAAAGTTTATGATGTACATTttttaagtaaatatatatatattaataatattggaGTTTATTAATTCTTGATTCAACAGGATGGTGATGTCACTGGAGAGAAAGAAAAAGCAGCAGTTCCAATTCCTCCTAAGTTGTTTTCAACACCTCCTGCACCGCCGCAACCCGAGGTTAATTCAAATCCAAACAATATTTCTTGTTGTTACAATTAATACGATACATAATACATTCATTATTCATATATTCACATGTGAGCTCAATCTACGTGCATGCAGGAAAGCACCAAGATTACAAACATAATGGCCTTTGACGGGCCTGGCCCGGAGAGGATCAACGGTCGTCTAGCCATGATCGGATTCGTGTCAGCCATCGCAGTAGAATTAACCAGAGGACAGGATATCTTCTCGCAAATACAAAACGGAGGGATCCCGTGGTTTCTCGGGACGACTGTTTTGCTATCCGTGGCATCACTTGTGCCGTTGTTTAAAGGAGTGAGCGCGGATTCGAAATCGCGGGGATTGATGACATCTGATGCAGAGCTTTGGAATGGAAGGCTTGCAATGGTAGGATTGATAGCTTTGGCTTACACCGAGTATGTCAAGGGTGGGACTCTTGTCTGAATGTTTTGTGTATGATAGTGTTAATATCGTGTGGTGTGTAGACTGTAAACAATGatgtatatttgaataatataagTGAGAAtgtttgattaaataatttacaGTTCTATTTGACACGTGGGATGCCTTGTCATTACTTTGGtggaaaaaaactaaaaatgaaaaatttatagacaaaaatgttgaaaataataattaaatgttgaaaaatatatttaaaatgtgtattgaatatttgaacgTTGAATATTTGAACGTTGAAAAtaaagttgtaaatattgaaaattagtgtgtgatgatgtaggtaatgatgtattttatttttgattatttgtaaagaaattctataaatagcctcaccatttgtgaagaaattcacaattgagtagagagaaaatattataaagtgtgtagtttggtaaattttgagagtttgagattttactttttaccataaatttttacttttcacaacacgttatcagcacgaagctctaaagtCTCCAtattttccaagctccaaacagaagaaaaagtaacaaaagtaatatatttattttactgtttttatttattgtgtatatatttaatatataatataatgttattattagaaataataaaaataaatttttcaaaaacttgttataaatcctgggagatgttaagacgacatcccacactcccggtaagggatacgacaagtataaaagcctataaggtttttaaacaaaataacttatgacacatcattataataatatgatatgatatacataattatttaaacatgactaatattatatcatattattaccataaaattatacaaatacatactttatttttgtacaccaacggtcataaatggtaacaaaacggctagtttttgccctataaatatgatctcacaaacatattcatcactccaactttctcttcttctctaaaaattattcttatcaaatttttcgaagaaaaaaagatggctttctcaaggttatttttaattattttggttatcatactcacgagtcttgtatttatcggagaatatcctcctcgtgtgttttcttatttttacaaatgcttgtacttgttgtttatccattactttgtattgcaatattcattaactaataaaatgatcgtaatttttttagtaccaccatgtcaaatttgacaaagctcgaatttgttgcgctcgacatcacgggaaaaattatatgccatggactctcgatgtagaaatgcatcttgagtcattgggtctaagcgagaccattaaaaaAATGGTATATCTCatcaagaaaaagcaaaagctatatatttttgcgtcgacatctcgatgaaggtttaaaTGTGAATATCTTATCGAAAAATCtcatggctctgtggaaaggattgaaagaaagatttgaacatataaggaagttatacttccgaccgcccgtatgaatggaatatgttaagattccaagattttaaaaaagtcagtgattataattcagcgatgtatcgaataatctcgcagctaaaattttgtggacatgaggttacagaatcggaaatgcttgaaaaaacattttccacgtttcacgcatcaaatatactttacagcaacaatatagagtgcgtggatttgcgagatattctgaactcatcgcctgtcttcttgtggcggaaaagaacaatgagctattaatgagaaatcatcagtcccgacccactggatcaacagcatttccagaagtaaatgctggtaaaaatgaatttaaacctggaaaccaaaatcaaattcaaagacaaggttttggtcgaggtcgaggacgtggtcgtggtcgtggacgtggaattggccgtggtcgtggtcgaggccgtggttttgaaaacaatagagatagtatttttataactcatctcaaaagggcgtcacaaccatccacagaaaaggcatcatgagaacatgtgttaatgaaaatcactcgaaaaattgaaagttcttgtttcagatgcggcactccaggacattggtctcgtattgtcgagccctgagcacctttgcaagcctataaagaatcgataaaggggaaagaaaaagagaccaacttcactgaacgagtgaccgtttgagtattcaactcattttgatgctgctgattttatgaatgatttctctggaaatgatcaatatgttggtgggatagaaatgaacaatattgatgctacagattttctcaatgatttctctgaaaatgaacaatataatggtagaatataaatgtacaataattatttttcatgtattcatataataatgttttattgtacaattatgatatgtgttatatttaatatgtattgcagtaatttatttcattgcatattttttttgaagttcaaatatggaaaatgctatgagcaaagctgaagtttgcatacccgatagtggtacaacgcacactatcctccgagataaaagatatttcttggaactaaaaccaacaaaaacaacggtgaatacaatatcaggtcctgtagacttgattaaaggatgtggtaaagcacaatttttgttacctaatggtacaaaatttttgatcaatgatgctttatattcaccacaatcgaaaagaaatttgttgagttttaatgatatatttcccatgggtatgatactcaaacaatgaatgaagggaatgagaaatatgtgtcttatcacatataaatcaggaaagaaatatgtgattgaaaaactaccaatgctccctactggattgcattatacacatataagtcccattgaatcaaacatggtagttgataattcttcaatattaaccaattggcatgatcgattgga encodes the following:
- the LOC142534650 gene encoding early light-induced protein 1, chloroplastic-like; its protein translation is MAAAATGMQMICGAGFNSRTVGLNQFVPLKSASLFNRDLKFRIRSMAEDGDVTGEKEKAAVPIPPKLFSTPPAPPQPEESTKITNIMAFDGPGPERINGRLAMIGFVSAIAVELTRGQDIFSQIQNGGIPWFLGTTVLLSVASLVPLFKGVSADSKSRGLMTSDAELWNGRLAMVGLIALAYTEYVKGGTLV